A DNA window from Altererythrobacter sp. B11 contains the following coding sequences:
- a CDS encoding HAD family hydrolase, with product MTAFALYDLDKTVLRRASFTPFLIFAARRAAPWRVLLLAVWLLAMAAYKVGLCSRGALKGFGLRLFLGGRVTEARLRALGEAFADHVVPGWIAPGAARAMEQDRAEGRELVLVTAAMHFYAEPIARRLGFADILATRHHALDPHGACRIDGENCYGPEKPLRVAAFLAARGLAREACTLRFYSDSASDAPLFDWVDEAVLVDPGPGAARMAAARGWRVARFAQEG from the coding sequence ATGACCGCCTTCGCCCTCTATGATCTCGACAAGACGGTGCTGCGCCGTGCCAGCTTCACCCCGTTCCTGATCTTCGCCGCCCGCCGCGCCGCGCCTTGGCGGGTGTTGCTGCTGGCGGTGTGGCTGCTGGCGATGGCGGCGTACAAGGTGGGGCTGTGTTCGCGCGGGGCGCTGAAAGGCTTCGGGCTGCGGCTGTTCCTTGGCGGGCGCGTGACGGAGGCCCGGCTGCGGGCGCTGGGGGAGGCATTTGCCGACCATGTCGTGCCCGGCTGGATCGCCCCGGGCGCCGCGCGCGCGATGGAGCAGGACCGGGCCGAAGGCCGCGAACTGGTGCTGGTGACCGCTGCCATGCATTTCTATGCCGAGCCGATCGCCCGCCGGCTGGGATTCGCCGACATTCTCGCCACCCGGCATCATGCGCTCGATCCCCATGGCGCCTGCCGGATCGACGGGGAAAACTGCTATGGCCCCGAAAAGCCGCTCCGTGTCGCCGCCTTCCTCGCGGCGCGGGGGCTGGCGCGGGAGGCCTGCACGCTGCGCTTCTATTCCGACAGCGCCAGCGATGCGCCGCTGTTCGATTGGGTGGACGAAGCGGTGCTGGTGGACCCCGGCCCCGGCGCGGCGCGCATGGCCGCTGCGCGGGGGTGGCGGGTCGCCCGCTTCGCTCAGGAAGGCTGA